Proteins from one Zavarzinia compransoris genomic window:
- the cbiM gene encoding cobalt transporter CbiM, translated as MAHIPDGLLSLPVLGGGWAATAGLCLWSLPRLKEETIPGTAVLAAVFFSVSLVAVPVGPSSVHLLLSGLMGLMIGPLAVPAVMVGLALQALMFGFGGLIALGVNTVNIALPGVLVGLVLGGRVARAAPARAAVLAAFGAALAVLATGGGVALALALSSPDYLPSARVLLVTYLPLMAAEALITGFAVHFLKRVRPEALAGTRP; from the coding sequence ATGGCCCATATTCCGGACGGACTTCTCTCCCTGCCCGTGCTGGGCGGGGGCTGGGCGGCGACCGCCGGCCTCTGCCTGTGGTCGCTGCCGCGCCTGAAGGAAGAGACGATCCCGGGCACGGCCGTCCTCGCGGCCGTGTTCTTTTCCGTCTCCCTGGTCGCGGTGCCGGTCGGCCCGTCCAGCGTGCACCTGCTGCTGTCGGGCTTGATGGGCTTGATGATCGGGCCGCTGGCGGTGCCGGCGGTCATGGTCGGCCTTGCCCTTCAGGCCCTGATGTTCGGCTTCGGCGGGCTGATCGCCCTTGGCGTCAACACGGTCAATATCGCCCTGCCGGGCGTCCTGGTCGGGCTGGTCCTGGGCGGGCGGGTGGCCCGCGCCGCGCCCGCGCGGGCGGCCGTGCTCGCGGCCTTCGGCGCCGCCCTTGCGGTGCTGGCGACCGGCGGCGGGGTCGCTCTGGCGCTGGCCCTGTCGTCGCCGGATTACCTGCCCTCGGCCCGGGTGCTGCTGGTCACCTATCTGCCGCTGATGGCGGCGGAAGCGCTGATCACCGGCTTTGCCGTGCATTTCCTGAAACGGGTCAGGCCCGAAGCCCTGGCGGGGACCCGGCCATGA
- a CDS encoding energy-coupling factor ABC transporter ATP-binding protein: MTLLLSLQDIVVSRGERRVLDGASLELRAGERLALVGPNGAGKTTLLRTLIGLEAAAAGEIVAFGRPCRSEKDFRAMRARAGYLFQDADDQLFCPTVIDDVAFGPLNLGLSPDIARARAAAVLDQLELGALASRVTHRLSGGEKRLVALAGVLAMEPDVLLLDEPTNALDETHYRRLVEILSGLPQAMIIVSHDRWFLHRLSSRVAALKDGRLLPAVFHGHPHTHDHLHLHIEGAGDHHRH, encoded by the coding sequence ATGACCCTTTTGCTGTCGTTGCAGGATATCGTCGTTTCGCGCGGGGAGCGGCGGGTGCTGGACGGCGCCAGCCTCGAACTGCGGGCCGGCGAGCGGCTGGCCCTGGTCGGGCCGAACGGCGCCGGCAAGACCACCCTGCTCCGCACCCTGATCGGTCTCGAAGCAGCGGCGGCGGGCGAGATCGTGGCCTTCGGCCGGCCGTGCCGGAGCGAGAAGGATTTTCGCGCCATGCGCGCCCGCGCCGGTTACCTGTTCCAGGATGCGGACGACCAGTTGTTCTGCCCGACGGTGATCGACGACGTCGCCTTCGGCCCCTTGAATCTGGGCCTGTCGCCCGATATCGCCCGTGCCCGGGCGGCAGCCGTGCTCGACCAGCTCGAACTCGGCGCCCTGGCGTCCCGCGTTACCCACCGCCTGTCGGGCGGAGAGAAGCGCCTCGTCGCGCTGGCCGGCGTGCTCGCCATGGAACCGGACGTGCTCCTGCTCGACGAGCCGACCAATGCCCTCGACGAGACGCATTACCGGCGCCTGGTCGAGATTCTGTCCGGCCTGCCGCAGGCGATGATCATCGTCTCGCACGACCGCTGGTTCCTGCACCGCCTGTCGTCGCGGGTGGCGGCGCTGAAGGACGGCCGACTGCTGCCCGCGGTCTTCCACGGCCACCCGCACACGCATGATCACCTGCACCTTCACATCGAAGGCGCAGGCGACCATCACCGCCACTGA
- a CDS encoding sensor histidine kinase, which yields MAQTPIPGPVDMEGEGVWIDVIRKMDETYADLVAQQVELERKNAELEEAQAFIAGVMAAMTDVLLVSDMEGRIVEVNGAAERALGRPSASLAGTPLGGIFDPAAGPALDGLIAAARRHERVSDLELVLRGVEGDFPVSLNSSIRYTPRGRSVGLVLVGRPTGELRRAYRDLATAHERLKETQQQLVHSEKMASLGRLVAGVAHELNNPISFVYGNAHALRRQMERLTAYIAVLDAGGPAAEARTANRIDKTLADLPGTIDGLAEGAERVRDIVAELRRFAATDKAPADVFDLGDVLHAAVDWVARAQMPELEVAFDLPRPFRAFGLSAHSHQVVMNLVQNAIDAMAETAPPRRLRIAGRIEGQQAVVEIHDSGPGIAADLAARIFDPFFTTKPVGKGTGLGLSISDRIVSDQGGSLSAGNHPEGGAVFTLRLPAAGGAA from the coding sequence TTGGCGCAGACGCCGATACCCGGCCCCGTCGACATGGAGGGCGAAGGCGTCTGGATCGACGTCATCCGCAAGATGGACGAGACCTATGCCGATCTCGTCGCCCAACAGGTCGAACTGGAGCGCAAGAACGCCGAACTCGAGGAGGCGCAGGCCTTCATCGCCGGCGTGATGGCGGCGATGACCGATGTCCTGCTCGTCAGCGACATGGAGGGCCGCATCGTCGAGGTGAACGGCGCCGCCGAGCGGGCGCTCGGCCGGCCCAGCGCCAGCCTGGCCGGCACGCCCCTGGGCGGGATTTTCGATCCGGCGGCGGGGCCCGCCCTCGACGGGCTGATCGCCGCCGCGCGCCGGCACGAACGGGTTTCCGACCTCGAACTGGTGCTGCGCGGCGTCGAGGGGGATTTCCCGGTCTCGCTGAATTCCTCGATCCGTTATACGCCGCGGGGCCGTTCGGTCGGCCTCGTCCTGGTCGGGCGGCCGACGGGGGAATTGCGCCGGGCCTACCGCGACCTCGCCACCGCCCACGAACGCCTGAAGGAAACCCAGCAGCAACTGGTCCATTCCGAGAAGATGGCTTCCCTCGGCCGGCTGGTCGCCGGGGTGGCGCATGAATTGAACAACCCGATTTCCTTCGTCTACGGCAATGCCCATGCCCTGCGCCGGCAGATGGAGCGCCTGACCGCCTATATCGCCGTCCTCGATGCCGGCGGCCCGGCGGCGGAGGCGCGCACGGCCAACCGCATCGACAAGACCCTGGCCGATCTGCCCGGCACCATCGACGGCCTGGCCGAGGGGGCGGAGCGGGTGCGCGACATCGTCGCCGAATTGCGCCGCTTCGCCGCGACCGACAAGGCGCCGGCCGACGTCTTCGACCTCGGCGACGTCCTGCATGCGGCGGTCGACTGGGTGGCAAGGGCGCAGATGCCGGAACTCGAGGTCGCTTTCGACCTGCCCCGGCCGTTCCGCGCCTTCGGCCTTTCCGCCCACAGCCATCAGGTGGTGATGAACCTGGTCCAGAACGCCATCGATGCCATGGCGGAAACCGCGCCGCCCCGCCGCCTGCGCATCGCCGGCCGCATCGAGGGCCAGCAGGCGGTGGTCGAGATCCACGACAGCGGCCCGGGGATCGCCGCCGATCTTGCGGCCCGCATCTTCGATCCCTTCTTCACCACCAAGCCGGTCGGCAAGGGCACGGGCCTTGGCCTGTCCATCAGCGACCGGATCGTCAGCGACCAGGGCGGCAGTCTGTCCGCCGGCAATCACCCGGAGGGCGGCGCGGTCTTCACCCTGCGCCTGCCGGCGGCGGGGGGAGCGGCATGA
- a CDS encoding HupU protein — protein sequence MMNLLWLQSGGCGGCTMSMMCAEAPDLLATLDGAGIDLLWHPTLSEATGAEVVDLLQAIVERRQGLDILCVEGSLLLGPNGSGRFHMMAGTGRPMIDWVRDLAARARHVVAVGTCAAFGGITAAGVNPADACGLQYDGRQKGGLLGPGFRAGAGLPVINVAGCPTHPNWVTETLMLLAGGDMAAGDLDLYQRPRFYADHLVHHGCPRNEYYEYKASAHKPSDLGCMMEHMGCLGTQAHADCNTRLWNGEGSCTRGGYACINCTAPEFEEPGHMFLETPKLAGIPIGLPTDMPKAWFVALSSLAKAATPDRVRRNAATDRIVVPPTVHEKRKR from the coding sequence ATGATGAATCTCCTCTGGCTGCAATCGGGCGGCTGCGGCGGCTGCACCATGTCGATGATGTGCGCCGAGGCGCCGGACCTTCTCGCCACCCTCGACGGCGCGGGCATCGACCTGCTCTGGCACCCGACCCTGTCCGAGGCGACGGGGGCGGAGGTCGTCGACCTGTTGCAGGCGATCGTCGAACGGCGGCAGGGGCTGGATATTCTCTGCGTCGAAGGCTCGCTGCTGCTCGGGCCGAACGGCAGCGGGCGCTTCCACATGATGGCGGGCACCGGCCGGCCCATGATCGACTGGGTGCGCGACCTTGCCGCCCGGGCCCGCCATGTCGTCGCGGTCGGCACCTGCGCGGCCTTCGGCGGGATCACCGCGGCCGGGGTCAACCCGGCCGATGCCTGCGGCCTGCAATACGACGGCCGGCAGAAGGGCGGGCTGCTCGGCCCCGGCTTCCGCGCCGGCGCCGGCCTGCCGGTGATCAATGTCGCCGGCTGCCCCACCCATCCCAATTGGGTGACCGAGACCCTGATGCTGCTGGCGGGCGGCGACATGGCGGCGGGCGATCTCGATCTCTACCAGCGGCCGCGCTTCTATGCCGATCACCTGGTGCATCATGGCTGCCCGCGCAACGAATATTACGAATACAAGGCCAGTGCCCACAAACCCTCCGACCTCGGCTGCATGATGGAACATATGGGGTGCCTGGGGACCCAGGCCCATGCCGATTGCAACACCAGGCTCTGGAACGGCGAGGGCTCGTGCACCAGGGGCGGCTATGCCTGCATCAACTGCACCGCCCCCGAATTCGAGGAGCCGGGCCATATGTTCCTCGAAACCCCGAAACTGGCCGGCATTCCCATCGGCCTGCCCACCGACATGCCGAAGGCGTGGTTCGTCGCCCTGTCGTCCCTGGCCAAGGCGGCGACGCCGGACCGGGTGCGCCGCAACGCCGCGACCGACCGCATCGTGGTCCCGCCCACGGTGCATGAGAAACGCAAGCGCTAA
- a CDS encoding DUF4198 domain-containing protein — MLRTTIMGLCLAAALASPAAAHFQELLPSADVLPEGGTVDLDLVFTHPMDRGPHMQMEKPLRFGMLREGQTTDLLPKLVETVNGGKTAWRTSIDLKEPGTAIFFVEPKPYWEPAEGKYIIHYTKVVVDSFSTGEGWDEMVGLPVEIRPLTRPSGLWTGNLFTGVVTKGGQPVPYAEVEIEFVNDGSVTAPNDAFITQVLKADANGTFSYAMPRAGWWGFAALTEAETTMKSPEGKDVPVEAGALIWVKATDMGKAP; from the coding sequence ATGCTGCGCACCACGATCATGGGGCTTTGCCTCGCCGCCGCCCTTGCCTCGCCCGCCGCCGCCCATTTCCAGGAATTGCTGCCGAGCGCCGACGTCCTGCCCGAGGGCGGCACGGTCGATCTCGACCTCGTCTTCACCCACCCGATGGACCGAGGCCCGCACATGCAGATGGAGAAGCCGCTACGCTTCGGCATGCTGCGCGAAGGCCAGACCACCGACCTGCTGCCCAAGCTGGTCGAGACGGTGAACGGCGGCAAGACCGCCTGGCGCACCAGCATCGACCTGAAGGAGCCCGGCACCGCCATCTTCTTCGTCGAGCCGAAACCCTATTGGGAACCGGCGGAGGGCAAATACATCATCCACTACACCAAGGTGGTGGTGGACAGTTTCTCTACCGGCGAGGGCTGGGACGAGATGGTCGGCCTGCCGGTGGAAATCCGCCCCCTCACCCGCCCGTCCGGGCTTTGGACCGGCAATCTCTTCACCGGCGTGGTCACCAAGGGCGGCCAGCCCGTACCCTATGCCGAGGTCGAGATCGAATTCGTCAACGACGGCAGCGTGACCGCGCCGAACGACGCCTTCATCACCCAGGTGCTGAAGGCGGATGCCAACGGCACCTTCTCCTACGCCATGCCGCGCGCCGGCTGGTGGGGCTTCGCCGCCCTGACCGAGGCCGAGACCACGATGAAGAGCCCGGAAGGCAAGGATGTCCCGGTCGAGGCCGGCGCCCTGATCTGGGTGAAGGCGACCGACATGGGCAAGGCCCCTTAG
- a CDS encoding hydrogenase small subunit produces the protein MARLETFYEVMRRQGITRRSFLKYCSLTAAALGLGPEFAPRIAQAMETKPRTPVLWLHGLECTCCSESFIRSAHPLAKDVVLSMISLDYDDTLMASAGHQAEAILDEIIRDYKGNYILAVEGNPPLNEDGMYCIIGGKPFVDQLRYVAEHSKAIISWGSCASFGCVQAARPNPTRATPVHQVITNKPIIKVPGCPPIAEVMTAVVTYMLTFDRIPELDRQGRPKMFYSQRIHDKCYRRPHFDAGQFVEHFDDEGARKGYCLYKVGCKGPTTYNACSTIRWNEGTSFPIQAGHGCIGCSEDGFWDKGSWYARLTDIPQFGIEANADQIGTAAAGVAGAAIAAHAAVSALKRAQHKGE, from the coding sequence ATGGCAAGGCTGGAAACATTCTACGAGGTGATGCGTCGTCAAGGCATCACCCGCCGTTCGTTCCTCAAATATTGTTCGCTCACCGCGGCGGCCCTGGGCCTCGGGCCCGAGTTCGCCCCGCGCATCGCCCAGGCGATGGAAACCAAGCCGCGCACGCCGGTGCTCTGGCTGCACGGGCTCGAATGCACCTGCTGCTCGGAGAGTTTCATCCGCTCTGCCCATCCGCTGGCGAAGGATGTCGTGCTCTCGATGATCTCGCTTGACTACGACGATACGCTGATGGCGTCCGCCGGGCATCAGGCCGAGGCGATCCTCGACGAGATCATCCGCGACTACAAGGGCAACTACATTCTGGCCGTCGAGGGCAATCCGCCCCTGAACGAAGACGGCATGTATTGCATCATCGGCGGCAAGCCCTTCGTGGACCAGCTGCGTTACGTCGCCGAACATTCGAAGGCGATCATTTCCTGGGGCTCCTGCGCCTCCTTCGGTTGCGTCCAGGCGGCACGCCCGAACCCGACGCGGGCGACCCCGGTGCATCAGGTGATCACCAACAAGCCGATCATCAAGGTGCCCGGCTGCCCGCCGATCGCCGAGGTGATGACCGCGGTCGTCACCTATATGCTGACCTTCGACCGCATCCCGGAACTGGACCGCCAGGGCCGGCCGAAGATGTTCTACAGCCAGCGCATCCACGACAAATGCTATCGCCGGCCGCATTTCGACGCCGGCCAGTTCGTCGAGCATTTCGACGACGAGGGCGCGCGCAAGGGCTATTGCCTCTACAAGGTCGGCTGCAAGGGCCCGACCACCTATAACGCCTGTTCGACCATCCGCTGGAACGAGGGGACATCCTTCCCGATCCAGGCCGGCCATGGCTGCATCGGCTGTTCGGAAGACGGTTTCTGGGACAAGGGCTCGTGGTATGCCCGCCTGACCGACATTCCCCAATTCGGCATCGAGGCCAACGCCGACCAGATCGGCACCGCCGCCGCCGGCGTCGCCGGTGCGGCGATCGCCGCCCATGCCGCGGTCAGCGCCCTGAAGCGCGCCCAGCACAAGGGGGAATGA
- the cbiQ gene encoding cobalt ECF transporter T component CbiQ yields the protein MTIALDSGKADRIDSRARLFAALVLLLAITSLRGLPAQAVAAGAGLLLVLAAGPPLAALARRLLHVEGFLVLLLLMLPLTVAGTPLVTLGPLALSEAGLLRALSIVLKVNAAVMVAYALLGGLDPLRIGHGARRLGLPLRFVQLFLFTTRYIEIYRGEIRRLREAMRARAFVPRTSLHSFRSFGNLAGMVLLRALDRASRVEEAMRCRAFDGRLPAIGPEEAGRGGPAAMALAVAAALALVTLDHWP from the coding sequence GTGACCATCGCCCTCGACAGCGGCAAGGCGGATCGGATCGATTCCCGCGCCCGCCTGTTCGCCGCCCTGGTGCTACTGCTGGCGATCACCAGCCTGCGGGGATTGCCGGCCCAGGCCGTCGCCGCGGGGGCGGGCCTGCTGCTGGTCCTCGCCGCCGGCCCGCCGCTCGCGGCATTGGCCCGGCGCCTCCTGCACGTCGAGGGGTTTCTCGTCCTGCTGCTCCTGATGCTGCCGCTGACCGTGGCGGGCACGCCGCTGGTCACGCTCGGCCCGCTCGCGCTCAGCGAGGCGGGCCTGCTGCGCGCCCTCAGTATCGTGCTCAAGGTGAATGCGGCGGTCATGGTCGCCTATGCCCTGCTCGGCGGGCTCGATCCCTTGCGCATCGGCCATGGCGCGCGGCGCCTGGGCCTGCCGCTCCGCTTCGTGCAGTTGTTCCTGTTCACCACCCGTTACATCGAGATCTACCGCGGCGAGATCCGCCGCCTGCGCGAAGCCATGAGGGCCCGGGCTTTCGTGCCGCGTACCTCCCTGCACAGTTTCCGCAGCTTCGGCAATCTGGCCGGCATGGTGCTGCTGCGCGCCCTGGACCGGGCCTCGCGGGTCGAGGAGGCGATGCGCTGCCGCGCCTTCGACGGCCGCCTGCCGGCCATCGGGCCCGAGGAGGCCGGCCGCGGCGGCCCGGCCGCCATGGCGCTGGCCGTGGCCGCCGCCCTTGCCCTCGTCACCCTGGACCATTGGCCATGA
- a CDS encoding nickel-dependent hydrogenase large subunit — translation MTDAATDRRLIVGPFNRVEGDLEVHLDVAGGAVRAARVNSPLFRGFERILEGRDPRDALVIVPRICGICSVSQSVAAARALEGLAGAAPPPNGLLAQEIMRAVENIGDHLTHFHVFFMPDFARAAYAGRPWFGQAEAGFKAAAGSAVREAVAARSNLFHVFGIMGGKWPHTLTIQPGGVSRAVDARDKVRLGAIVADFKRFLEGRLYGAPLETVAALAMPGELEAWRDHGPAGHFRLFLEIAADLGLDRLGRAYDRFLSYGTGLAPAGGIWQAGAAGALDPALIAEDHSHARMAGRERRHHPFDGSTVPDGADEDGYTWCKAPRLAGLPFETGAVARQLVGGQPLIRALAAGEGGTVRTRVVARLVELAAAVLDLGQAIRRLDVRDAWFTDIRLPDSGRAMGLTEAARGALGHWLRVEGGRIAAYQIIAPTTWNFSPRDSDGVPGPLEAALVGAPVADGERTPVAVQHIVRSFDPCMVCTVH, via the coding sequence TTGACCGATGCCGCCACGGACCGCCGCCTGATCGTCGGCCCCTTCAACCGGGTCGAGGGCGACCTCGAAGTCCATCTCGACGTCGCCGGCGGCGCGGTCCGCGCGGCGCGGGTGAATTCGCCCCTGTTCCGCGGCTTCGAGCGCATTCTCGAAGGCCGGGACCCGCGCGATGCCCTGGTTATCGTGCCGCGCATCTGCGGCATCTGTTCGGTCTCGCAATCGGTCGCGGCGGCCCGGGCCCTCGAAGGGCTGGCGGGCGCGGCGCCGCCGCCGAACGGCCTGCTGGCCCAGGAAATCATGCGCGCGGTCGAGAATATCGGCGACCACCTGACCCATTTCCATGTCTTCTTCATGCCCGATTTCGCCCGCGCCGCCTATGCCGGCCGGCCCTGGTTCGGGCAGGCCGAGGCAGGCTTCAAGGCCGCGGCCGGCAGTGCGGTGCGCGAGGCGGTGGCGGCGCGCAGCAACCTGTTCCATGTCTTCGGCATCATGGGCGGCAAATGGCCCCATACGCTGACCATCCAGCCGGGCGGCGTCTCCCGCGCCGTGGATGCCAGGGACAAGGTCCGTCTCGGCGCCATCGTCGCCGATTTCAAGCGCTTCCTGGAGGGGCGTCTCTACGGCGCCCCGCTGGAGACCGTCGCCGCCCTGGCGATGCCCGGCGAACTGGAGGCCTGGCGCGATCACGGCCCGGCCGGCCATTTCCGCCTGTTCCTCGAAATCGCCGCCGATCTCGGCCTGGATCGCCTGGGCCGGGCCTATGACCGCTTCCTGTCCTATGGCACCGGGCTGGCGCCGGCGGGCGGCATCTGGCAGGCGGGGGCGGCGGGCGCGCTCGATCCCGCCCTGATCGCCGAGGATCACAGCCATGCCCGCATGGCCGGGCGCGAGCGCCGCCATCATCCCTTCGACGGCTCGACCGTGCCCGACGGCGCGGACGAGGACGGTTACACCTGGTGCAAGGCGCCGCGCCTCGCCGGCCTGCCGTTCGAGACCGGGGCGGTCGCCCGCCAGCTGGTCGGCGGCCAGCCCCTGATCCGCGCCCTGGCGGCGGGGGAGGGGGGCACGGTCCGCACCCGCGTCGTGGCGCGGCTGGTCGAACTGGCGGCGGCGGTGCTCGACCTCGGCCAGGCCATCCGCCGGCTCGATGTCCGCGACGCCTGGTTCACCGACATCCGCCTGCCCGACAGCGGCCGCGCCATGGGCCTGACCGAAGCGGCGCGCGGCGCCCTCGGCCATTGGCTGCGGGTCGAGGGCGGGCGCATCGCCGCCTATCAGATCATCGCCCCGACCACCTGGAACTTCTCGCCCCGCGACAGCGACGGCGTGCCCGGGCCCCTGGAAGCGGCCCTGGTGGGGGCCCCGGTCGCCGACGGCGAGCGCACGCCGGTCGCGGTGCAGCACATCGTGCGTTCCTTCGACCCCTGCATGGTCTGCACCGTTCACTGA
- a CDS encoding cobalamin biosynthesis protein CbiM has product MMRRLLIACAMVVAAASPAAAHRLKLFATVEDGTISGYAFFIGGGRPQGAALVIRGSAGTELYRTDTDAEGRFAWKPAGPDRFTVVVDSRDGHIAEVVLDADRFGGQATLTAPAGTSTGTAAPPAETAAIEAAVDRAVARQVRPLLEAYDEAEGRIRFNDVMGGIGMIIGLAGMALWASARRGRGDK; this is encoded by the coding sequence ATGATGCGGCGCCTGCTGATCGCCTGCGCGATGGTCGTGGCGGCGGCAAGCCCGGCCGCCGCCCACCGCCTGAAACTCTTCGCCACGGTCGAGGACGGCACCATCAGCGGCTATGCCTTCTTCATCGGCGGCGGCCGGCCCCAGGGGGCCGCCCTGGTGATCCGCGGCAGTGCCGGCACCGAACTCTATCGCACCGACACCGATGCCGAGGGCCGCTTCGCCTGGAAGCCGGCGGGGCCCGACCGCTTCACCGTCGTCGTCGATTCCAGGGACGGTCATATCGCCGAGGTCGTGCTCGACGCCGACCGCTTCGGCGGCCAGGCAACCCTCACCGCCCCCGCCGGGACCAGTACCGGGACCGCCGCGCCGCCGGCGGAAACGGCGGCGATCGAAGCCGCGGTCGACCGGGCGGTGGCGCGGCAGGTGCGCCCCCTGCTCGAAGCCTATGACGAGGCGGAGGGGCGGATACGCTTCAACGACGTGATGGGCGGCATCGGCATGATCATCGGTCTTGCCGGCATGGCCCTCTGGGCCAGCGCCCGCCGCGGCAGGGGGGACAAGTGA
- a CDS encoding OmpW/AlkL family protein: protein MKRTTGLALAALVLAAGTARPAKAEGESPWQVRGRALFVLPEESGALSTGGTRIPGDVSIDTSVIPELDITYFFTPNVAVELILGTTRHNAKAVNTPLGTADLGDVWLLPPTLTLQYHFAPDGKIRPYIGAGVNYTIFYGKDEPSGLSVDYKNNFGWALQAGVDIPIDDHWSLNVDVKKVFLSTDVKVRGLAVPVDADVDIDPTLVGVGVGYRF, encoded by the coding sequence ATGAAAAGAACGACAGGTCTGGCGCTGGCGGCCTTGGTGCTGGCGGCAGGAACGGCGAGGCCCGCGAAGGCGGAGGGCGAAAGCCCGTGGCAGGTGCGCGGCCGCGCCCTCTTCGTCCTGCCCGAGGAAAGCGGCGCGCTCAGCACGGGCGGCACCCGCATCCCGGGCGATGTCTCGATCGACACGTCGGTGATCCCCGAACTGGATATCACCTATTTCTTCACGCCGAATGTTGCGGTCGAACTGATCCTCGGCACCACCAGGCATAATGCGAAGGCGGTGAATACGCCGCTCGGCACCGCCGATCTGGGCGATGTCTGGCTGCTGCCGCCGACCTTGACCTTGCAGTATCATTTCGCGCCCGACGGCAAGATCCGGCCCTATATCGGTGCCGGGGTGAATTACACCATCTTCTACGGCAAGGACGAGCCGAGCGGTCTCTCGGTCGATTACAAGAACAACTTCGGCTGGGCGTTGCAGGCCGGCGTCGACATTCCGATCGACGACCATTGGTCGCTGAACGTCGACGTGAAGAAGGTCTTCCTCAGCACCGACGTCAAGGTGCGGGGCCTGGCGGTGCCGGTCGATGCCGATGTGGACATCGATCCGACCCTGGTCGGCGTCGGGGTCGGCTACCGCTTCTGA